The sequence below is a genomic window from Humulus lupulus chromosome 3, drHumLupu1.1, whole genome shotgun sequence.
gtaccatcatttccttcattttcctttgatatttttgaaccattcttgaggattcaagcttgggaagcaagccttgggagtttgggagagtgttcctccattgaagagcatcataatctgagctttgggtaagtttctaaccaattaattcccTGGTTTTCCCTGTTTTAATTCTATTttgcagctgtgatttctaggtagaatacttggttttgttgggagttttggctaggattcttatggttgtgatgtttggggtgtgttaggatggtttttgggttcatttggcaccaaaaatgggattaggaagcttgggaatcaagtTGGAATcaaaggagttgaagaaggaggtttcagggggcacCTGgtttggaggtagcgctatagcacccaccctagggcgctacagcgctacacatGAGGCATTTGGGCGTTTTGGGGGTtttgagaatagcgctggggcgctagggagcagcgctgtagcgctactctgttccttcaaagtcctgttttgggtgtttttaagggtttttggcttggggtttcaatccttaaggcccgggatcgaatctactcaccatgtgggcaggtttagaggtcccgagggtggtgcttaggttaagaccctttcattgttgaatttcattaatggaggttataattggttatgattaggtaaccgctaaggaatcaaaggtcgatcattctcaggagtcgttcttattatatttctcgctcgaaccagaggtaagaaaactgcaccccatatgtgacatgcatggttgttcatgaggcattttgattgtgtaaatgtggacatggattgattattgaatgcttagaaaatctagctcacttatgcatggtactgactaattagtcagatttggcaaaggtgtcagtatcaactgtgaaactgtgacttattagtcaagttcggcagtggtactgggcactggtcacacagtgctgacttataagtcaggacggccttagcgtgttcagcgcaagccaataaagattagatctaatcgacttctgCATTAATTGACTCAGAAGAgtgttaatgccggaccgacctcaagttcgatgaaaactaaaagcgcttgtgtgacttacccatcagtcactgatctgttaagttagagacttatccatcagtctctcatctgtttaagctagtgacttacccaacagtcactcatctgttaaggctagtgacttacccagcagtcactcatctgtttaaattagtgtcttgcttgtcagtcactcattatggtttactagaacctcaagtgatattcactcatctgtttaagagctataagctctgtgtggtTATAATactaatcatttgataatgtttatatgcaatactatgttttcttgttgggcctttggctcatgggtgctatgtggtgtaggtaaagggaaagaaaagctcacccacccttgagtggagagcttaggtggtgatgtgtacatatgcggtcgcttgaccaccacggccaagaagttctcagaggaactagggggtttaccctattttttccgcttaggtcggcgggtttgtaattttgagacaataatgacctttttgagttgtaaataacttgtaaaagattttatgggcccatgaacagctttatgtacttaataaaatatatcctttcctttttgttggttttccaccttagcctgttaataacacttagagcacgtttttaaccaaaggactcgggtagcgggtcaaatttccagttcaccgttcaccgtaactgttctggggtaacccgGGCGTtacattttctttccctttacctgcaccacatagcacccatgagccaaagcccagcaagaaaacacaataatgcaaacatataatatcaaatgatgatcatgataatcatacagagcttatagctctgaacagatgagtgaatatcactttgtgtttGCAATAACCATGATGGATCTTATAGCTCTTAATCAAATAAGtggtttaacacttgaggttatgGTAAatcataatgagtgactgacgagcaagtcactagcttataCAAATGAGTGAGTAACTGATGGGTAGtgactagcttaaatagatgagtgactgatgggtaagtcactagctttaatagatgagtgactgataggtaagtcactagctttaacagatgagtgactgatgggtaagtcacacaagcacttttagttttcatcgaacttgaggttggtccagcattaatgctcttcccagtcatttaatgcagatgtcgattaatCTTtcttggcttgtgttgaacatgctaaggtcgttcctgacttacgagtcagcactgtgtgaccagtgcccagtaccactgtcgaacttgactaatgagtcacagcttcacagttgatactgacacctttgccaattctgactattcagtcagtaccatgcacaagtgagcaagatttgctaagcattcaataatcaatccatgtccacatgtatacattcaacatgcctcaggaataaccatgcatgtcacacatggggtgcagttttcttacctctgattcgatcgaaagtgaataaaagaacaatccttgagaacggtcaacctttaagtcctttagcgatcacctagtcataaccaaatatgggattccatcaataaaatgaataacaaaggttcccaaactaagatctagcctccgggacatcgaaccccactaatccgggtagtaggaacgatcccgaggcctaaaaccaagttcccaaggtcaaaacactcaaatggcctcaaaaccctgcctgagccgcggccctagcaccttgagctgcggccctagccacaccaggagcaaggatGTGGCGCCCACTACTTAGGACCGCAGTGCCCAGCACGCCTAAAACCActccaccagcttcttcgagcttgagccgcggcgcccaagaacaggccCGCGACCCCCACTTGGGAACCTGCCATAACCTCGTTTTCTCtcatttaaaaccttccaaaaacatacctaaacacttccaaattcaaaaatcaaagttcccaagcatcccaatgatccaaaatcatcaaatcccgaggctcaaacgaatcaaaaactcatcgattcacaaaatccaattctaagcctagaaactctaaaaactcaaaacttaaaacttagattacctttgattaggttgttttccgttaaatccttcggtcaagaagcttttaatctttcataggatcgctatgcctcgatcctcgcttgattccaactcatagaactcaagatttctttgaAATTGCCTCGAACAGTAAAAAGAACTAAAAGGAAGAGAGAGAAaagtgttttctaacgtacggttctatctgacgagctacttcaggcttaagtatctcaaataaaacctagtgctcagggtcccgaaaacacccccggggacatgatagtcaaaacttccagaacttactcatgatctcaataactcccaatttatcatcaaataaacattcccattatccaatatcccaataaatgagcccattatgacaaaaccgctaattggTAAAATAAGACAGTCTCATGcagaatagctcgaatatatctccataataatgggatctcatccataaatcacaatatgcaccaaaatacactgatatgccctcaacgggccaaattaccaacacaCCCTAAGAATCACATGTGGACCcccatgcatgcatttaacatcatattataatataattcacataaacatgcatgtaatcatttaatggcgtaattaaacaattatggccctcttggcctactaatctagccattagaccacattagggatttcagggcattatagCTCGGGTCAATGAGAGAACAAAGAGATGAGAGGGAGGGGTGGGTCATATACCTGGGTCGGCATTAGGGTCTGACCGGCTGGACTTCGTCGCCGTGGGTGAAGGCGCTGTGAGCAGAGGAGAGCGGAGGAGAAGCCATAAGTGAAGGAGAAGACCACTGCCCTGAGTACGATTTAGGGATTTAGGTTatagggattttttttttttttttgccaaagtAAATGAAAGGGTAAGTTGGAAAAATATACccattcatttaaaaaaaataggccATTTGGCTAAAATGTTTTAAAAGTAggttattgtgcaaaatacacTAAAAATGGTCTATTTCCACAAATTTctctttaaaaaatttatttttggaccctatattttgtaaaatggttcaaatagaccactaaacttaattttgataaagaaaaaattgaatatgacaacacaatttttaagcaggatgattttatttttgttatgaattattagtttgatgaattatttatgatttcagttgagaaaactttgaccaaaatcaagtttagggttctatttgaacaattttacaaaacataggatccaaaaagtaatttgtcaaaacacagggtccaaacatgtaatgagacaaaacacagagtacaaaaaagtataaaccctataaaaaaaaactccaaaaataaatatatttagttgaaaaGGTCTGTATTAAGTTGTGTAATGTTTTAGTGCATATTATGTGGACATATAATTACTCTATCAAAATCCATGAACACTTTCGTTAATATTATTTTACTAAGAGCACTACCAATGGATGCTCTACTCCATCCTTTAAAATACCTTcctaaaacacacatttttctattttacctccaagttttacattatatcatacatcaatttctctatatatttctctatattatttaaatattatatctttaaacatattttattaattaaagtaaaataaaataattgaaaaagaaaaaagaaataataaatatatattaaatgggagagagaaagcttataaagaaaaataataatattaaaatattatataaaggatatgtaaatattatgtaaatgtagatatggattaattagagtttgtgcatagctattataaatatatgtataaatgaacTGATAgaagatgtttttgtgagttttagctaaatattatagagaaagtgtattataaaatacatcaccaaaacatatttttttttataatttacctcaaacttttacattataccatacaccatcttttttattttttctctacatcatttaaatattatatttaaaaaaatattttattcatattaagaaataaaataattaaatataatagtatcatacttatatatatatacaaaaatttataaaaaaaataataaaatatttatagcttgatgaatagtatttcatTACTTAGAGCACTCACATCCGGTGAGTTAAATCAATAAAAACTGTAAAAAGTAGCTCCAACTAAGAAAAATAAGTGTACATCGGATGAGGtattttacaaattttttttgcTAAATCTACAGTAAAAAGCTATATCTATGGTATACTATTCATCCTTCATtctaatatattattaatttttctcaTCTTCCCATTTTCTCAATCTTTTCCCTCGTTTTCTTCCAAGATTGGCGCCAGAAAATGTTTTAGCACTTCTGAGTTGGGTAAGTCTGTCTGGTTCGTGCTCCTCATTCCCCTCCCCTCCTTGCAGTGATCATCTTCTCTCCTCATTACACCCACACCAGCCACTTAAGCATCTCAGATTTTTAGACACGTCCACTCTCTCTCAATCAGGTAACAAAATGGCACACTGAAGTTCTTATTTTTTTGGTACTGCAAGTcttgcatataatatatatatatatattgataatttGACTATGGAAGCACACGCAAGTTCTTATTTTGGTACTGCAAGTtttgcatataatatatatatctatattttgGTACTGCAAGTTCTTATTTTGGTactggttatatatatatatattggtactGCAAGTTCTTGGTAATTTGACTATGGAACTACTTGATTCTACCCTCTTCAAATTTCACCTTTATACCTAATTATCTTAGAAATTTCTTTTCATGCATTTCTACAAACACATGGAGACCATTACGTGGGAATATTATCTGaaatggtatttctttagtgctTATCATATAtttcaaataatcaccaaatgaGAAAATACCCATTTGCTGCATATCTTTGTACATGATCGAACTCTCAATTGGGGTGTCACTAAAAGAGTAACCTCTGCTCATAGAGTTCCAAATGTAGTGATTAGGCTGAGCAATTTGACTAAATACTGACCTTGCATAGTAGAAATCTCCAGTTTTGGGAGAAACGCAAAAGTCAATAATCTTACTCAATGGaatcatgtttttgataactgaTGTAGTTATCATCAACCCATATAGCTGTTTCAGCTTAGCCATGGTTTTGCATTTTTCCAAGAGACAGAGAATTGTGTCATAGGATTTCTTCATTATTTTCTTTTGTGGAGCAAAACTCAAGAGTACAGTATAAATAGACTGCTCTGTAATGGCCTCAAAATGGGGCAAGAATCATCTGTCTAAGCTAATAGAATAAGTTAAAAATCTTATTATAGTGATTTAAGCTAACAAAGTTGGTAGCTTGAAATGAAGCAATGAATCCCTACTAGTATTTGTTGATACCATCTTTTAGAGTCTGATTGTATTGGCCAATACCATGATTCTAGTACTTTAAACTACTCGAATTTGGTTGATATACTCttgaattaaaaaatttatacaaTAAGCATTACACAATATGaagaaaattatattaaaaaagaaGGGAATCATATTTCATTCATGGTAATAGCTTGGGCCCTTAGCTTTCATGGTGTTGGTCTCAGTACTTTTTCCTCTGCAATAAAAATCTCTATAAGCTAAATAAGCTGAATGTGGTCAATTTGAGTTAGTACTATTAAATTGGCCATTGATGCAACTAATGGGCCTACTATTTCAATGTACTTAGTTATAAACCCTGTAGTCTTAGTTTTTCCTTGCttatgtttatattttaaagTTAGCTCCACAATAGTTCATTTCTCACTAACACAGAAAGAAATATTTAATAAGAATACAAAAATAGTTTGTTATTAGATCCAGTACAATAGTTTCCTTATTTgcaaaataagaatacaaaaaaaaCATAGTAAATCTAACAGTGAGAACCAAAATAACATAAATTCATGTTTAATCTATTTCTATTTTGGTAGTTTACCAAAAAAAGATGATGAATTAGTTTCATCTAGATTTATGTCAAAAGTAAAACTTTCGAATGGGGCAGGGCAGTAGATCTTAATTACCTATAACAAAGTTGGTTTAACTTTATCACATatcctcctctctctctcttttaaaTTATTGAGAATTAGTTGACATTTAAAGCATTGCAACATACATATTATATATGGAAGAAATTTATGATTATCTCTTGTCAGATTTTGAAAGATGGACTCACAACTCCATCACTCACAACTCCATGGGGTTCATTCCTTCACTACATTGTTACAAGAGGAGGAAGAAAGCTACAATGACTATCTCCCATCTTTGAATGACTTAGAGTCACAATATACTCCATCCAATCCAGAAGAGGGAAGTAGTAGAAAAACTAAATCTAGAAAAGGAAATTTTAGCACAGAAGAGGACAACTTGCTAGTTTTGGCTTGGCTGAATACTAGTATGGACCCAATCAATGGGGTTGATCAATCAAAATATTCATTTTGGTCTAGAGTTCATGAATATTATGAGAAAAACAAAAAATCTATATCTTCTTAACGTAGTTCATGCTCTGTTAGAAATAGATGGTCTACTATCAAACTTGCTACAAATAAGTTTTGTGGGGCCTTAGCTCTAATTGAAAGAAGGTCTCCAAGTGGGGCTAATGAGCAAGATAAGGTGCatgaataatataatataatttatattgTTTATAACACTTTGAATTATATATTTCTCATCTCTTTTACTTGATTTTTCAGAttgagaaagccaaagagttctACCGAAGTATCCATCCCACTTCATTCAACTTTCTTCATTGTTGGACTATTCTTCGACACCATCCAAAGTGGAAAGAATCTGTGGCTGAGGGTAGCAGAATGAAAGCTAAAAGAAGATCAATAATTCGAGATGGTCATGCACCAGAGTTCATAGATGAAGATACTGCAGCACCATCTTTAGATGTGAATTTAGAGAGACCAATTGGAAAGAAAGTTGCAAAGAAGCGAAAGAGGCAAGAGGATAACTCTTCCAATATTACTGATTTGGTGATTGAAATAAAAGGGGAGAGAATCAAATCTAATGCTGAGAAAGGAGAAATTAGGAAAGAGTATGCCCGCATTGCAAAAGAAAGGCTTGAATTTGATAAACAGAAAGAAGAGAATGAAATCATGAGGAGGGAGTTAGAAATTATGAGAGTAGATGTATCAACTTTATCTCCAACGCAACAAGAGTGTTTCCGTACCCTCCAATTGGAAATACTTGAGAAGCAAAAGTCTAGAAAGCCATGATTTAGAGTGTTTGGGCTGGTATTTTTGGTATTCTTGAAAGGTAACAATGCAACCACTTTTGGGAATTCTCTTTTACTAGTTTTTATCATAGTTTTTTTGCATATAAATTTGCATAAACTAGCAGCCCAATAGCTTCTTTTTTTGTATAGAAAATTACCCATAGCTTTTCTATGAAGAAATTTGCATTGTACAAAACAAAAGCTCAATGATGGTTACTTTTGATAACTTTTTTGTATAGAACACTTGAATGATGAAAAATTTTATTCTTGAAAGAAACTTTTTTGCATAAAATGTTTATTGCAATAGTTTATATTGGCTGTAAAAACTTCCTAATATAAAAGGCAATATTGTTGACTTGATGATTAATATCTTGAATTTAAGGTTACATATTTTATATCCCAAGGAAATACAATAAAATAAGACAAAAATACAATATTAGGCTTAACAtaggaaaagaaagaaactaaagttacatcttcctcaaaataaGAACATAAATATTAGCCTAAACTTGGTAATATATAAAATGCAAATACTTAAGATTTACTATATATTTCCCATAAATGTTCAATAAGATCCGACTGAAGTTGAAAATGAATTCCTCGATATCGAATGTGATGATGGCGTTGAATGAAGTTTACAAATTCATTTGTATGCTCATGGGACATAGGCTCTTCAGTTATTTCATCGCTTTGTTCATAAACAAAGTCTTCTACTCGAAGATAAGTATGTCGCTCGTCTTCTACGATCATATTATGCAAAATAATGCATGCCATCATAATCTCCTTAAGTGTTTGTCGATCATAAAATCGTGCCGGTCCACGTACAATAGCAAATCGAGCTTGAAGCACTCCAAAAGCTCGTTCTACATCTTTTCTTGCTGATTCTTGAGTTGCTGCAAAATGTTTATTTTTACGGCCATGTGGAGCATGAATTGTTTTGACAAACGTAGACCGTGAAGGATATATACCATCGGTAAGATAGTAGCCCATCGAATAGTCATTTCCATGTATTGAGTAGTTGACCTTTGGAGCATGTCCTTCAGCAAGCTCTCTAAAAGCAGAAGAGTGTTCTAGAACATTAATATCATTATGGGAGCCTGGCAATCCAAAAAATGCATGCCATATCCAGAGGTCATATGACGCTACAGCTTCTAAAATTATAGTTGGCTCGTGAATATGACCATAATACATTCCTTTCCAAGCACTTGGACAATTTTTCCATTTCCAATGCATGCAATCAATACTTCCTAACATCCCAGGAAACCCGCGACTATCTCCAACTGCGCACAATCTAGCTATATCGTTCTCATTTGGGGATCTTAAGTATTCATGGGAGAATATGCCAATGATAGCCTTAACGAATTTTTTCAAACACTTGGTTGCTGTATTTTCTGCAATCCGCAAGTATTCATCTACAAAATCTCCAGAGACTCCATAAGATAATATTCTCATTGCAGCAGTTATTTTTTGAAGCGAGGAATGACCCAGTCTTTTAGCAGCATCTCTTCTTTGGACAAAATATGGTTCATATGCTTCAACTTCGGCTTGAATACGCAAGAAAAGATGACGTTGCATTCGAAACCTCCTGCGGAATAAATTCGGTGGATACGTCGGGGACTCAGAAAAATAATCTTGAAAGAGGCGTTGATGGCCTTCAAGCGAATTTCTTCGAATGAATGCACGTCGGGGAATAGACCTACGATGCGATGTTGAGCCTCTTTCATTACCCAAGCGTTCTTCTTCAATAGCAAGAGCTAAAATtatctcctcctcctcctcctcagatGACGAAGAGTCAAATATCTCAAAGTCAGGATCCATAGGAACTCTATAGAAAGAAGTAAAATAAAAAGTGTGTAAAGAAATAAATGAAAGTGTTTGtaaaattttgtaaaataatgatattatttATAGGTGAAGTTTTGAGAAAATCAAAAGAATATTCTTAGTATATACTGAAGAATATGCTAAGAATATTCTTTCACAATAATCAAAGAAGAATATCCATAGAATATACCAAAAAATAtcttcaaaatattatatatatatcaaagAAGAATATCCATAGAATATACCAAAAAAATATATTcacaatattatattatatttaaatatttccaATGAAaactcccaaaatatattttgagaataataaaatttcttatttgtaattttttttagaataattgatattttagtctatcttataaatttggataaatttaaattataatataattatgtgatattacATATGGGTAGATATTGTaaacattaaaatatataaagatattattgatagttatagaaaatattttaaatgaataaaaaatatttgaaaatataatatttaaatgatatagagaaaaaaaatagagaatctgatgtatggtaaaatttaaaacttagaggtaaaatagaaaaatgtgtattttttagaGGTATTTTAAAGGATGAAGTAGAATACCGGATGTGAGTGCTcttatagagaaatactatttatttaggtaaaaaaataaaaatttacatCACTCGTTAGAAGAGACTATTTAACAattcttttttttatattataaagaattagacattttaGTTTCTCTATTAAAAGTGCTCTCTAAGGCAACTAATTGTAGAAGACACTTAACACATCCAATTGAAATTGAAAACAGACTGATATCTTTACATTAATAAATAATGGCAAAGTCTACTAAGGTCGTCGAGGAAATTTAGAGAAATCAGGGCGTCTACGTTCCACATACGCCGTCTTCCCTTCATTACCTTCTTCAGTACCATAAAATATAAGTGTGGCATCTCCTGCAAGGGCCTGCATCGATCATACAAAtatattcacttattaaattatattttcaataaaacaAATGTGTTATTTATTTGGAacataatcatcatcatcatcataattgtatatttataattTGGGAATTTTTCGTACAGTACTTCACTTTAAGCTTTATCGGTGGAGCTCTTCTTTGTTTTCGACTCGTATAtagttttcggcgcaatttttttttatgactgtatattagttatcacgcgtgcaacaatatatttgaacctagtttacggtacggtaaactattcagaattttctgaaaatcgcaccaatactctaaataactacaatatacatgatcataaaaaaaatcgcgccgaaaattgtTCATTCAGAGACCCCcctctatataaatatattaaatgagtCAAATCAGCTAATTCAATCGATGGAGTCCTGTTATGAAAACAGTTTTATTTAAGGCCTATCAATCTCTTGGTTTCTTTAAACTCTTTTTACTAAATTTTCTTATCATCTGTACACAATTTATCGTGTTATGTTTGGAATAGTTGAATGGATTCCAAGTTGAGCAACGTACCTGGAGGCCAGCATGACCATCATCAACAGCATTAAGAGCCGATTTCAGGACCCGAAGTGCAGTTGGGCTGTTTCTCAGTATTTCTCTACACCATTTAATTGTTTCTTGCTCTAAATTCTCTAGCTGAAAAAACATCAAAAACCATAACAAAGGAGACAATCAATTTAATATAGACCTTCAAATAAGTTTTATTTTAGCAGAATAAGTTTTATTTTAGCAGCAAAAGAACTTACTGGCACAACAGTATTGACAAGTCCCATTTTATCTGCTTCAGAAGCTGTGTAAAACCTTGCCATGAACCACATTTCACGTGCTTTTTTGGGCCCAACCTGTTAGTTCCATATATAATGATCACACTCACACACATTGAATGGGTCATTCTTAAGAAGTCTCAGCTCGAAAGTTTACCAAGCGAGACATAATGGAGCTTCCATAGCCAGCATCAAAGCTTCCAACCTGCAATAAAATTTTACAACTTGGTGAAGTTTGATGCTGCAATACAACCCTTTCAAAGCTAGATTGATTAGTCAAATAATTTTGAGTCTGAGACTGAGTTGATAAGAACCTTAGGACCTGTTTGACCAAAAACAGCATTATCTGCAGCAATGGTTAGATCACAGACCATGTGTAGTACATGGCCTCCTCCAACAGCATAGCCAGCAACCTGGTGAGGATTATTAATGAAATcatttttcttttgaatttttttaatacaatgaGCATATTGTATTAAGAGGATTGAACATAGTAAGATTAGCAGGACCAGTGTA
It includes:
- the LOC133823649 gene encoding uncharacterized protein LOC133823649, giving the protein MDPDFEIFDSSSSEEEEEEIILALAIEEERLGNERGSTSHRRSIPRRAFIRRNSLEGHQRLFQDYFSESPTYPPNLFRRRFRMQRHLFLRIQAEVEAYEPYFVQRRDAAKRLGHSSLQKITAAMRILSYGVSGDFVDEYLRIAENTATKCLKKFVKAIIGIFSHEYLRSPNENDIARLCAVGDSRGFPGMLGSIDCMHWKWKNCPSAWKGMYYGHIHEPTIILEAVASYDLWIWHAFFGLPGSHNDINVLEHSSAFRELAEGHAPKVNYSIHGNDYSMGYYLTDGIYPSRSTFVKTIHAPHGRKNKHFAATQESARKDVERAFGVLQARFAIVRGPARFYDRQTLKEIMMACIILHNMIVEDERHTYLRVEDFVYEQSDEITEEPMSHEHTNEFVNFIQRHHHIRYRGIHFQLQSDLIEHLWEIYSKS